The following proteins come from a genomic window of Halomarina ordinaria:
- a CDS encoding ubiquitin-like small modifier protein 1 has protein sequence MELELRFFANFRTAVGSKTIAREYDDDATVGDVLAALEAEFDGLEGLILDDVGDIRPQLNVLKNGREVLHLDGTATELEEGDTMSVFPPVAGG, from the coding sequence ATGGAACTCGAGTTGCGGTTCTTCGCGAACTTCCGCACCGCGGTGGGGTCGAAGACCATCGCGAGGGAGTACGACGACGACGCGACGGTGGGGGATGTCCTCGCCGCGCTCGAAGCGGAGTTCGACGGGCTCGAAGGCCTCATCCTCGACGACGTCGGCGACATTCGCCCACAGCTGAACGTGCTCAAGAACGGGCGCGAGGTGCTCCACCTGGACGGGACCGCGACCGAACTGGAGGAGGGCGACACGATGTCCGTGTTCCCCCCGGTCGCGGGTGGATAG